The following coding sequences are from one Granulicella sp. L56 window:
- the purB gene encoding adenylosuccinate lyase, whose amino-acid sequence MIARYTRPAMGKIWSDENKYRCWLTVEAAASQALAKFGLVPQEAADTIRDKGNFTVARIDEIEAEVRHDVIAFTTTVAEHINNPEHSRWLHYGLTSTDVVDTAQALQLKEASAIIHTGIIALADVLKRRAVEFKHTPIIGRTHGVHAEPSTFGLKLLLWYAEVQRNLVRFDTAAEDLRVGKLSGAVGTFGHLKPEHEEAICAGLGLKPVAIATQVIQRDLHAAYVATLAVLASTLDKIATEVRHLQRTEVREAEEFFSEKQKGSSAMPHKRNPIVSEQISGLARVVRSNAQTAFENVALWHERDISHSSAERVILPDSTILIDYLLAKTTNLIDKLLVYPARMLKNLESTGGLIFSGQLLLDLTESGMSREDAYRLVQVHAMNSWKNDLVFRDEVAKVPEITARLSPEKLARAFDYNRQLANVDAIFARVLGA is encoded by the coding sequence ATGATCGCCCGCTACACACGCCCCGCGATGGGCAAAATTTGGTCTGACGAAAACAAGTATCGTTGCTGGCTCACCGTTGAAGCCGCCGCCTCGCAGGCGCTCGCCAAGTTCGGCCTCGTGCCGCAGGAAGCCGCAGACACCATTCGCGACAAGGGCAACTTCACCGTGGCCCGCATTGACGAGATCGAGGCCGAGGTTCGCCACGACGTCATCGCTTTCACCACCACCGTCGCCGAGCACATCAACAACCCCGAGCACTCCCGCTGGCTGCACTACGGCCTCACGTCCACCGACGTCGTCGACACCGCGCAGGCCCTCCAGCTCAAGGAAGCCTCGGCCATCATTCACACCGGCATCATCGCGCTGGCGGACGTCCTCAAGCGCCGCGCGGTCGAGTTCAAGCACACGCCCATCATCGGCCGTACCCACGGCGTTCATGCTGAACCCTCGACCTTCGGGCTGAAGCTGCTTCTCTGGTACGCCGAAGTCCAGCGCAACCTCGTTCGCTTCGACACCGCTGCCGAAGACCTCCGCGTAGGCAAGCTCTCGGGCGCTGTCGGCACCTTCGGCCATCTCAAGCCCGAGCACGAAGAGGCCATCTGCGCCGGACTGGGTCTGAAGCCAGTCGCGATCGCGACACAGGTCATCCAGCGCGATCTTCACGCCGCCTACGTCGCCACCCTCGCCGTGCTAGCCAGCACCCTCGACAAGATCGCTACCGAAGTTCGCCACCTGCAACGCACCGAGGTCCGCGAAGCCGAGGAGTTCTTCTCCGAGAAGCAGAAGGGCTCAAGCGCGATGCCGCACAAGCGCAACCCCATCGTCTCCGAGCAGATCTCGGGGCTTGCCCGCGTCGTCCGGTCGAACGCGCAAACTGCATTTGAGAACGTGGCCCTCTGGCACGAGCGCGATATCTCGCACTCCTCCGCCGAGCGCGTCATCCTGCCCGACTCCACCATCCTCATCGACTATCTGCTGGCCAAGACCACGAATCTGATCGACAAGCTGCTCGTCTACCCGGCTCGCATGTTGAAGAACCTTGAGTCCACTGGCGGTCTCATCTTCTCCGGCCAGCTTCTGCTCGACCTCACCGAGTCCGGCATGAGCCGCGAAGACGCCTACCGTCTCGTACAGGTTCACGCCATGAACTCGTGGAAGAACGACCTTGTCTTCCGCGACGAAGTGGCCAAGGTTCCAGAGATTACCGCGCGGCTCTCTCCCGAGAAGCTGGCCCGAGCGTTCGACTACAACCGCCAGCTTGCGAATGTGGATGCTATCTTCGCTCGCGTCTTAGGCGCTTAA
- a CDS encoding YkgJ family cysteine cluster protein yields MQRQQLVQIVDAALANSVHRSGHHLVCKPGCSQCCIGVFPIAHEDAARLREGLEILTQTDPKRAARIRARVADSLTRLDPWFPGDLHSGILNEDYEAAILFEEFANDEPCPVLDLDHGTCDLYEHRPILCRTFGPPMRTAEDNLATCELCFIHASTEEIAACELDPTIPAQEEASNEAFNAAHGLHGQTLIAYALRDV; encoded by the coding sequence GTGCAGCGTCAACAGCTCGTGCAGATTGTTGACGCCGCACTCGCCAATTCCGTACACCGCAGTGGTCATCATCTAGTCTGTAAGCCCGGATGCTCACAATGCTGCATTGGCGTCTTCCCCATCGCTCACGAAGACGCAGCTCGTCTCCGTGAAGGCCTCGAGATTCTCACCCAGACCGATCCTAAGCGCGCCGCAAGGATTCGCGCTCGCGTGGCAGACTCGCTCACTCGTCTTGACCCCTGGTTTCCCGGCGACTTGCATAGTGGCATCCTCAACGAAGACTACGAGGCTGCCATTCTTTTCGAGGAGTTTGCCAACGACGAGCCGTGTCCTGTGCTGGATCTCGACCACGGCACCTGCGACCTCTACGAGCATCGCCCCATTCTTTGCCGAACCTTCGGGCCGCCGATGCGTACGGCCGAGGACAACCTCGCCACCTGCGAGCTTTGCTTCATCCATGCCAGCACCGAAGAGATCGCCGCCTGCGAGCTTGACCCCACCATCCCCGCGCAGGAAGAGGCCAGCAACGAGGCCTTCAACGCCGCGCACGGCCTCCACGGCCAAACCCTTATCGCCTACGCTCTCCGCGACGTATAG
- a CDS encoding UbiX family flavin prenyltransferase: MLEARNITLAVTGASGSIYAAEILRALAADARVAKVNFVVSDSALRVFAEELQLSGRNGLAEKLLGAPNPKVQQHPESDIGANIASGSYPTGAMVILPCSMGTLAAIANGLASNLIQRAADVCLKERRPLLLCVRETPLNRIHLRNMQLASDAGAVIFPVIPTLYNHPQNTTEMARQFVNRVLAHIDLPQPGAYQWQPD; this comes from the coding sequence GTGCTCGAAGCCCGCAACATCACGCTAGCCGTCACCGGAGCCAGCGGCTCCATCTATGCCGCGGAGATTCTCCGCGCTCTCGCCGCCGATGCTCGCGTGGCAAAGGTCAATTTTGTCGTCTCCGACAGTGCCCTTCGCGTTTTCGCCGAAGAGTTACAGCTCAGCGGACGCAACGGGCTCGCCGAAAAACTTCTCGGTGCGCCTAACCCCAAGGTCCAGCAACATCCTGAGAGCGATATCGGCGCCAACATTGCCAGCGGAAGCTACCCCACCGGCGCTATGGTTATCCTTCCCTGCTCGATGGGGACGCTTGCCGCCATCGCCAACGGCCTGGCCTCGAATCTCATTCAGCGTGCCGCCGATGTCTGCCTCAAGGAGCGCCGTCCGCTATTGCTATGCGTCCGGGAGACTCCCCTCAACCGCATCCATTTGCGCAACATGCAACTTGCATCGGATGCCGGAGCGGTGATCTTTCCCGTCATCCCTACGCTCTATAACCACCCGCAAAACACTACTGAGATGGCCCGCCAGTTCGTCAACCGGGTCCTCGCCCATATCGACCTGCCGCAGCCCGGCGCATATCAGTGGCAGCCAGACTGA
- a CDS encoding alpha/beta fold hydrolase: MRRGLRVVVLLLLVSAAAAGIVYCFPLQLADQTLRFDLWREGVHSKYIQVGSYKMHYLEASPSGGAEGIPLLLIHGLGARGDDWAPIIPALAARGFHVYAPDLPGYGRSDRPDASYSISMEEAAVVQFMQAVHLTRADVGGWSMGGWIAMKLALDHPQVVNRLVVYDSAGVYFPATFGPELFTPDDVAGVRQLMAILTPYPKPMPDFVARAAMRKLQRNAWVIRRSMVSMTNGHDLLDFRLNNMQPPTLVVWGAQDELIPLSVGQTIHQDIPHSVLNVMEGCGHLTPATCAKSVVRSTVDFLKAEPPVQGGEKTFPAEH; encoded by the coding sequence ATGAGGCGTGGACTTCGAGTTGTCGTTCTTTTGCTATTGGTAAGTGCCGCCGCGGCAGGGATCGTCTACTGCTTTCCGCTTCAACTGGCAGACCAGACGCTTCGTTTTGATCTGTGGCGTGAAGGCGTACACAGCAAATATATTCAGGTTGGCAGCTATAAGATGCATTACCTGGAGGCATCTCCTTCCGGTGGGGCTGAGGGGATTCCACTGTTACTGATTCATGGCCTGGGTGCGCGTGGTGACGATTGGGCGCCCATAATTCCAGCGCTCGCGGCTCGAGGCTTTCATGTCTATGCGCCTGATCTTCCCGGTTACGGTCGTTCGGACCGTCCTGACGCAAGCTACTCCATCTCTATGGAAGAGGCGGCGGTCGTGCAGTTTATGCAGGCCGTCCATCTGACGCGCGCAGATGTTGGTGGCTGGTCGATGGGTGGCTGGATTGCGATGAAACTGGCGCTGGACCATCCACAGGTAGTCAACCGCCTGGTGGTCTACGACAGCGCAGGAGTTTATTTTCCCGCGACCTTCGGGCCGGAGTTATTTACGCCGGACGACGTTGCAGGAGTGCGCCAGTTGATGGCGATCTTGACACCATATCCCAAGCCGATGCCAGATTTTGTTGCAAGGGCTGCCATGCGCAAGCTGCAACGAAATGCATGGGTCATCCGGCGCAGCATGGTGTCGATGACCAATGGTCATGATCTGCTCGACTTTCGTCTGAACAATATGCAGCCCCCCACGCTGGTTGTCTGGGGAGCGCAGGACGAGCTGATTCCGTTGTCCGTCGGTCAGACGATCCATCAGGATATTCCCCACTCGGTTTTGAACGTAATGGAGGGCTGTGGGCATCTGACCCCGGCGACCTGCGCAAAGTCGGTGGTGCGGAGCACGGTGGATTTTCTGAAAGCTGAACCGCCAGTGCAGGGCGGAGAGAAGACCTTTCCGGCGGAACACTAG
- a CDS encoding nitroreductase family protein: MAEIKKTLSEAIEGRRATPSFDGEPIPPEDLQQILDAGLHAPSGYNMQPWRFVVVQSPEQKKRLRAASYNQGKVEEASAVIVACGDADGWRKDIDLMLQQGREGGMPESYAAQARSSVTNYLSGFSSDQMHGWLNKMVMIALTHMMLMAEVMGYDTAPMEGFEQDKVHEVLRLPLSYLVVALLGVGHLKGEDKFYGGRFDMAHTVFGEEFGKPLK; the protein is encoded by the coding sequence ATGGCAGAGATTAAAAAGACATTGAGCGAAGCGATTGAGGGCAGGCGGGCAACGCCGAGCTTCGATGGCGAGCCGATTCCCCCGGAAGATCTGCAACAGATTCTGGATGCCGGGCTTCATGCTCCGAGCGGATACAACATGCAGCCCTGGCGCTTTGTCGTGGTGCAGTCGCCGGAGCAGAAAAAGCGACTGCGGGCCGCCAGCTACAACCAGGGCAAGGTCGAAGAGGCCTCTGCCGTCATCGTGGCCTGCGGTGACGCGGATGGGTGGAGAAAAGATATCGACCTGATGCTGCAACAGGGCCGCGAAGGCGGGATGCCGGAGAGTTATGCCGCGCAGGCTCGCAGCAGCGTCACCAATTATCTCTCCGGCTTTAGCAGCGACCAGATGCATGGCTGGCTGAACAAGATGGTGATGATCGCCCTTACCCACATGATGCTGATGGCCGAGGTCATGGGCTACGACACTGCGCCGATGGAAGGCTTTGAACAGGACAAGGTGCACGAGGTGTTGCGTCTCCCCTTGAGCTATTTGGTGGTAGCGCTGCTCGGCGTGGGCCATCTCAAGGGTGAGGACAAGTTCTATGGCGGCCGCTTCGACATGGCGCATACCGTGTTCGGAGAAGAGTTCGGCAAGCCGTTGAAATAA
- the uvrA gene encoding excinuclease ABC subunit UvrA yields MGITHITVRGARQHNLRNVNVSIPRNTLTVVTGLSGSGKSSLAFDTIYAEGQRRYVETLSAYARQFLDQMERPDVDAIDGLSPAISIEQKTTSRSPRSTVGTITEIYDYLRLLYASVGQPHCPNCHRPITRQSAEQIVERIAALSPGERITVYAPIVRGRKGEFREELEALDQQGFRARIDGEMTELTEGMRLEKRKNHTIEAVVDRIILKHLPGETKFDTRRLETSVLKALQMAKGLVLIGIQGMDETLYSSSMACPDCGINVPRLEPRSFSFNSNYGACPECHGLGSIYDFDPAKTISDWSKPLLDGAMGPGSGSAYLLRLIKLAADKYKINLKQPFEDLTTEQQNLFLYGPPKAEASRTGFHGIFDYLRRNLEDTKSEGYREYMMQYMSATLCPRCHGKRLRPESLAVTINGASIADFTGLSLERALDHARKMHFTGRDRIIADRLQREIIERLEFLNAVGLSYLALDRSAATLSGGEGQRIRLATQIGSRLRGVLYVLDEPSIGLHQRDNQRLIDALVNLRDLGNTVLVVEHDEDTIRKADYVLDLGPGAGKNGGYLIADGTPQQIMDNPASITGQYLAGKIEIVARKEPRALTGNWITVEDAHSHNLQNVTAHFPLGVMTVITGVSGSGKSTLVNDILYRSLAKNLYGSREEPGLHGRVVGIDQLDKVIQIDQSPIGRTPRSNPATYTGVFTAMRDLFAMLPESRERGYKPGRFSFNVQGGRCEACQGEGQRRIEMNFLPDVYVLCEVCNGRRYNQETLSVKFNGYSIADLLDLPIEDAVPILKDIPTVNVRLQTLVDVGLGYIHLGQSATTLSGGEAQRMKLARELSKRQTGRTLYLLDEPTTGLHFDDVRKLLEVLHRLTDLGNTVIIIEHNLDIIRNADYILDLGPEGGEGGGRIVAHGTPEQIATVAESHTGSFLARHYNLSAQALASRNGTSHAGPQPLNIVAAADRKKDARGKFIVPPKKTGVPLAGAAKPEPKAPSKAKSTPKKATKTKPATRTKKA; encoded by the coding sequence ATGGGTATCACGCACATCACAGTCCGCGGAGCGCGCCAGCACAACCTGCGCAACGTCAACGTCAGCATTCCGCGCAATACGCTTACCGTCGTCACCGGCCTCTCCGGCTCCGGCAAATCCTCTCTTGCCTTCGATACCATCTACGCCGAAGGCCAGCGCCGCTATGTAGAGACCTTATCGGCCTATGCCCGGCAGTTCTTAGACCAGATGGAGCGCCCCGACGTCGACGCCATCGACGGCCTCTCGCCCGCGATCTCCATCGAGCAGAAGACCACCAGCCGCAGCCCCCGTTCCACCGTTGGCACTATCACCGAAATCTACGACTATCTTCGCCTGCTCTACGCCAGCGTCGGACAGCCGCACTGCCCTAACTGCCACCGCCCCATTACGCGCCAGTCGGCGGAGCAGATCGTCGAACGCATTGCGGCGCTTTCACCCGGCGAACGCATCACCGTCTACGCTCCTATCGTTCGCGGCCGCAAGGGCGAGTTCCGCGAAGAATTAGAGGCGCTTGACCAGCAGGGCTTCCGCGCCCGCATCGACGGCGAGATGACCGAACTCACCGAGGGAATGCGCCTGGAAAAACGCAAGAACCACACCATCGAAGCTGTGGTCGATCGCATCATCCTCAAACACCTTCCCGGCGAGACAAAATTCGACACCCGCCGCCTCGAAACCAGCGTCCTCAAAGCTCTGCAAATGGCCAAGGGGCTTGTCCTCATCGGTATTCAAGGGATGGATGAGACGCTGTACTCCTCGTCGATGGCCTGCCCCGACTGCGGCATCAACGTGCCCCGGCTGGAGCCACGCAGCTTCTCCTTCAACTCGAACTACGGTGCCTGCCCTGAATGCCACGGCCTGGGCAGCATCTACGACTTCGACCCCGCGAAAACCATCAGCGACTGGTCCAAGCCTCTGCTCGACGGAGCGATGGGACCGGGCAGCGGCTCCGCGTATCTTCTGCGCCTCATCAAGCTCGCTGCCGACAAATACAAGATCAACCTCAAGCAGCCCTTCGAAGACCTGACGACCGAGCAGCAGAACCTCTTCCTCTACGGCCCACCAAAAGCCGAAGCAAGCCGCACTGGCTTCCACGGCATCTTCGACTACCTTCGCCGCAACCTCGAAGACACCAAGTCCGAGGGCTACCGCGAGTACATGATGCAGTACATGTCCGCGACGCTGTGCCCGCGCTGTCACGGCAAACGCCTCCGCCCCGAATCGCTCGCCGTCACCATCAACGGCGCATCCATCGCCGACTTCACAGGCCTCTCTCTCGAACGCGCCCTCGACCACGCTCGCAAGATGCACTTCACCGGACGCGACCGCATCATCGCCGACCGCCTCCAGCGCGAGATCATCGAGCGCCTCGAATTCCTCAACGCCGTCGGCCTCAGCTACCTTGCGCTCGACCGCAGTGCCGCCACCCTCTCCGGCGGTGAAGGCCAGCGCATACGACTCGCCACGCAGATCGGCTCCCGACTACGCGGAGTGCTCTATGTGCTCGACGAGCCCAGCATCGGCCTGCACCAGCGCGACAACCAGCGACTGATCGACGCGCTCGTAAACCTCCGCGACCTCGGCAACACCGTTCTCGTCGTCGAGCACGACGAAGACACCATCCGCAAGGCCGACTACGTGCTCGACCTCGGCCCCGGAGCTGGAAAAAACGGCGGCTACCTGATCGCCGACGGCACACCACAGCAAATCATGGACAACCCGGCGTCCATCACCGGCCAGTACCTCGCCGGAAAGATTGAGATCGTAGCCCGCAAAGAGCCGCGCGCCCTCACCGGCAACTGGATCACCGTGGAAGATGCCCACTCCCACAATCTGCAAAACGTCACCGCGCACTTCCCTCTTGGCGTGATGACGGTCATCACCGGCGTCAGCGGTTCGGGAAAATCCACCCTCGTCAACGATATTCTCTACCGGTCGCTGGCAAAAAATCTGTACGGAAGCCGCGAAGAGCCTGGCCTGCATGGCCGCGTCGTCGGCATCGACCAGCTCGACAAGGTCATCCAGATCGATCAGTCTCCCATAGGCCGCACCCCGCGTTCGAACCCGGCCACCTACACCGGCGTCTTCACCGCCATGCGCGACCTCTTCGCCATGCTGCCCGAGTCGCGCGAACGTGGCTACAAGCCTGGCCGTTTCAGCTTCAATGTGCAGGGGGGACGTTGCGAGGCCTGCCAGGGCGAGGGCCAGCGCCGCATCGAGATGAACTTCCTGCCCGACGTCTACGTCCTCTGCGAGGTATGTAACGGACGCCGTTACAATCAGGAGACGCTCTCGGTCAAATTCAACGGCTACAGCATCGCCGACCTGCTCGACCTGCCCATCGAAGATGCCGTTCCCATCCTGAAGGACATCCCTACCGTCAACGTGAGGCTGCAAACGCTGGTCGATGTCGGCCTCGGCTACATCCATCTGGGCCAATCGGCCACCACACTCTCCGGCGGCGAAGCCCAGCGCATGAAGCTGGCTCGCGAACTCAGCAAACGTCAGACCGGACGCACACTCTATCTTCTTGATGAACCCACCACCGGCTTGCACTTCGACGACGTGCGCAAGCTGCTCGAAGTTCTGCATCGCCTGACCGATCTTGGCAACACCGTCATCATCATCGAGCACAATCTCGACATCATTCGCAACGCCGACTACATCCTCGACCTCGGCCCAGAGGGCGGCGAAGGCGGCGGGCGCATCGTCGCCCACGGCACGCCGGAGCAGATCGCTACCGTCGCTGAATCGCATACCGGCAGCTTCCTCGCCCGCCACTACAACCTCTCTGCGCAAGCCCTTGCCAGCCGCAACGGGACCAGTCATGCCGGACCTCAGCCGCTCAATATCGTTGCCGCTGCCGACCGCAAAAAAGATGCTCGCGGCAAATTCATCGTGCCGCCGAAGAAAACCGGGGTACCCTTAGCTGGCGCAGCAAAACCGGAACCAAAGGCCCCCTCTAAAGCCAAATCGACTCCAAAGAAAGCTACAAAAACGAAGCCAGCGACCCGCACTAAAAAAGCATGA
- a CDS encoding CPBP family intramembrane glutamic endopeptidase has protein sequence MSEIPPNTSHFGDTPSPEAPAPAIPSFRPTGAEDKTAIFLPDTPNTSSDYTPRRIPHFGHAILFISFAGLVLLMSQATLLGFFTLHTAQKLAAAAQQPKLLIAAMAVTYVTTLLVSWFFFPLLWHRSFPEGLQWNFAAARRNALKLISLGLVLGWTVQAISSLIPMPKSIPMDSFFHTSSDVWMVTLFGTLLAPAFEEICFRGFLLPAFAIAYDWLSLPRTPVALQRWQTTTNLSTAGLLFSAIATSIFFAMLHAEQLAHAWGALIVLFCVSLVLTLVRIRTQSVACSALVHACYNLSVFIALFIVTGGYRHLDRLAK, from the coding sequence ATGAGCGAAATCCCACCCAACACCTCGCACTTCGGCGACACCCCCTCACCTGAGGCTCCCGCACCCGCCATCCCGTCGTTTCGTCCTACCGGGGCCGAAGATAAAACAGCGATCTTTCTACCCGACACGCCGAATACCTCGTCGGACTACACGCCGCGCCGCATCCCTCACTTTGGCCACGCCATTCTCTTTATCTCTTTTGCCGGCCTCGTGCTGCTGATGTCGCAGGCCACCCTGCTGGGCTTCTTCACCCTCCACACAGCACAAAAGCTGGCCGCAGCCGCTCAGCAACCCAAACTTCTCATCGCTGCCATGGCTGTCACTTATGTGACGACGCTTCTCGTGTCATGGTTCTTCTTCCCTCTGCTCTGGCATCGTTCCTTCCCCGAAGGGCTGCAGTGGAACTTCGCCGCCGCACGCCGCAATGCACTCAAGCTCATCAGCCTCGGCCTGGTGCTTGGCTGGACCGTCCAGGCCATCTCCAGCCTCATCCCCATGCCCAAATCCATCCCCATGGACAGCTTCTTCCACACCTCGTCCGACGTGTGGATGGTGACCCTCTTCGGCACTCTGCTCGCCCCGGCCTTCGAAGAGATTTGCTTCCGCGGCTTCCTTCTGCCCGCCTTCGCCATCGCCTACGACTGGCTCAGCCTGCCTCGCACCCCGGTCGCCCTGCAACGCTGGCAGACCACCACCAACCTCAGCACTGCTGGCTTACTGTTCTCCGCCATCGCCACCAGCATCTTTTTCGCCATGCTTCACGCCGAACAACTCGCGCACGCCTGGGGAGCGCTCATCGTGCTCTTCTGCGTCTCACTCGTCCTTACCCTCGTGCGTATCCGCACCCAATCGGTGGCCTGCTCCGCGCTGGTCCATGCCTGCTACAACCTCTCGGTCTTCATCGCCCTCTTTATAGTCACGGGCGGATACCGACACCTCGACCGCCTCGCAAAATAG
- a CDS encoding DUF1080 domain-containing protein, with translation MRYGKRTGSMLLKVIAVTVCAGALLPAMAQNIPPHKSAIVLFNGSNLKNFDTFIEGKGLNSDPDQVFQVEHGVVHVSGKTMGYIITKKEYQNFYLRAEFKWGEGTFGSRAGQARDSGILYNIQGEQKVWPRSIEFQITEGGTGDFWLTDGAALTGKDGTRVTGPAGKAMKIDRFGKGPSVNVTGYRDPVGEVEKPHGEWNVLELVTQGNDVKQYVNGKLVNEGTDPSPTSGKILFQSEGAEVYFRNMKLYPLK, from the coding sequence ATGCGCTACGGGAAAAGAACTGGCTCTATGTTGTTGAAGGTGATTGCGGTGACGGTCTGCGCTGGAGCACTGCTTCCGGCGATGGCGCAGAATATACCCCCGCACAAGTCTGCGATTGTTCTATTCAATGGCTCCAACCTTAAAAACTTCGACACCTTTATCGAGGGCAAGGGGCTGAACTCCGATCCTGACCAGGTGTTTCAGGTGGAGCATGGCGTGGTCCACGTCTCAGGCAAAACTATGGGCTACATCATCACGAAGAAGGAGTATCAAAACTTCTATCTGCGCGCCGAGTTCAAGTGGGGCGAGGGCACCTTCGGAAGCCGCGCCGGGCAGGCCCGCGACAGCGGCATTCTTTACAACATTCAGGGCGAGCAGAAGGTCTGGCCGCGCTCCATTGAGTTCCAGATCACCGAAGGAGGCACGGGCGACTTTTGGCTGACCGACGGTGCAGCCCTGACGGGCAAAGACGGCACGCGAGTCACCGGTCCGGCGGGGAAGGCGATGAAGATCGACCGCTTTGGCAAAGGACCGTCGGTAAATGTGACTGGCTATCGCGATCCGGTGGGAGAGGTGGAGAAGCCTCACGGAGAGTGGAATGTGCTGGAGCTGGTGACGCAGGGGAACGACGTAAAGCAATACGTCAATGGAAAGCTGGTCAATGAAGGGACCGACCCCTCACCTACCAGCGGCAAGATACTGTTTCAGTCCGAGGGTGCCGAGGTCTACTTCCGCAATATGAAGCTCTACCCACTCAAATAG
- the pyrE gene encoding orotate phosphoribosyltransferase codes for MPNDPRADLLNLIATLSFKLGDFTLASGQKSDYYIDCRTTTLHAEGGRLSGLVFYDLIREHIPQAEAVGGLTMGADPLVSNTASASAWAVADHAEILELSSELELETGSDPAPSLIQGFLVRKAEKSHGTGRRIEGFLKPGAQVVIVDDVCTTGGSTITAIEAAREAGMIVAGVLCLVDREQGGRAHIEAAAAGAPFLSVFTASDVRAAHVALKNS; via the coding sequence ATGCCAAACGATCCCCGCGCCGACCTGCTCAACCTGATTGCCACCCTCTCCTTCAAGCTGGGCGACTTTACCCTCGCCAGCGGCCAGAAATCGGACTACTACATCGACTGCCGCACCACCACGCTTCACGCCGAGGGCGGACGTCTCTCCGGTCTCGTCTTCTATGACCTCATTCGCGAGCACATTCCGCAGGCAGAGGCGGTAGGCGGCCTGACCATGGGCGCTGATCCTCTGGTCTCGAACACGGCCAGCGCCAGCGCCTGGGCAGTGGCCGATCATGCAGAGATCCTCGAGCTTTCTAGCGAACTCGAGTTGGAGACTGGCTCGGACCCGGCACCGAGCCTGATCCAGGGATTTCTGGTTCGCAAAGCCGAAAAATCTCATGGCACCGGACGCCGCATCGAGGGCTTCCTCAAGCCGGGCGCGCAGGTTGTCATCGTCGATGATGTCTGCACCACCGGAGGCAGCACCATTACCGCCATCGAAGCCGCCCGCGAGGCAGGAATGATCGTCGCCGGTGTGCTCTGTCTCGTAGACCGCGAACAGGGGGGCCGCGCCCACATCGAGGCCGCGGCAGCAGGAGCGCCGTTTCTCTCTGTCTTCACCGCTTCAGACGTGCGCGCCGCACACGTTGCCCTTAAAAATTCCTAA